The segment TTATTTCTCCGGAAAGGTCTGAATGGGCTTTTACGTGGATAATTTGTGGTTCAGTAACAGGCGCTCCTATTTGACTTACCATATAGCATTCTCCCTGAAAGATACGGGAGTCCCTGGCAATTTCGGCCGATATTTCATTAGCGACCAGATTATATAACTTTCCTGTATGAGTGACAGGGTTTTTTCCTGCTGTGGCCTCAAGAGTCATTGGCCGGTAAGGTGTTATTAATCCGTTCGCCCTGTTTCCTCTGCCTACCTGACCATCATCACCGCATTCAGCGCTTGTTCCCGTCACCGTCAGGTAAGCGATTTTATTTTCATAATTATCTGCGGCATTTAGCGTTGTTGTAACTTTGAGTGATGTCAGTCTTTTTATAAAGAACCGGATATGTTCAAGTATTTTGCTTTTTATAGTAAAATATTCATCTATTGATGAGACGAATCTTGAGACCATAGCCACAGCTATGGTAAGGTTTATATGGTCATGTATCCTTATGCCCATGATTTTGATATCTTCGCCAATCATAGGATAGGATTCTTTTATCTCTTTGGAATTTAAGTATTGTTCAATCTGGTAAACAAGGGATTCCGTTTCTGTCAGAGGTGAAAAACCAACCCCGATTGAAGTGTCATTTGCGAGCGGAACCTTGCTTTCAAAGGTTGCACGCAGGTCCACGCTGCCAGTTCTGATTTTTGTTTCAACAAGCATATTTTTTTCAGGTTCAAGGAATCTTAGCCTTTCATTGAAGAACCGGTAGATTGTATTCCTGGTAATTTCTTCAAGGGGAATTCTTTCATTTCCAACATATTCCACTGCCCGGCCCACAACGATCATCTGAAGAGGGGTTATTACCTTGCCGCCTCCGAAAGAAACGTCAGAATGCCCACCGACAAGCAGGCATTTATCAATATTGTGGTGCAGTATCCTGCCAAATTTTTTCAGGTAATATCTGGATAGAGCAATAGTAAGTTCCTCTGCCACATGGTCACAGAGCGTATCCGGGTGTCCCAGGCCTTTCCGTTCAACAATCTCTATGTCGGATTTTATAAAGAGAGGTTCTTTTGCTCTTTCAATGATGATATCCATAAACGTTAATTTGTATGTTCAGGCAAAGAATTCTATGGTAATACAAACTCGTGTTCCGGATGCTTGACACAAAGAACCGGGCAGGGCGCGTTTCTCACTACCTTTTCTGCCGTACTGCCAATAAGGGCATGCGAAAGCCCTGTGCGGCCATGCGTTGCGATAATAATCAGGTCTATATCATGTTTTTTCGCAGCTTTGGCAATTTCCACAAAAGGTACTCCGCGTACAACGATGTTCTCTACGGTGATTTTCTCGAGAAACCGTTTTGGCACCATGTGACCAAGCTGTTTCAGTGATTCACTTTCTATTTCGTTATAGAGTTCTGAAAGGGGATAACTGGTTCCTCCCGGTCCTGCTAAAAGGTTTAGCTTGGGAATTACATGGATAATATAAAGTTTTGCCCCGTGATCCACTGCAAAGTCAAGGGCGTATTTTAAAGCATGTTTTGCGTAAGAAGAAAAATCAGTAGGAAATAAAATTTTTTCAATTTTAAGCATAGCAATGACTCCTGAATAAAGGTTTACAAGCTGTACAATGAAATCTAAAGATGTATCTTTCTGTTGCCTGTTAATGCTGATAATGACAGACCTGTTTTCACGCTGCCTGTGTGCGTGCTGTCCGCCTCTCTACGTACACATACGCTGCTGCGGTAACCGGATATTTCAATGGATATCATCGCCTCCACTCTACCCGCATAGATTTCCAGTTCTCATGTTTTTTATATTCAACTTCTCCGTCATAAGCCCGGAAAAGTATGGTTCCCAGTCGTAGTGCTAATCGGCCGGTTGTCGTCTGTATCTCAACTTCATTACCCCTGTCATCAATTTTCATAATCCTTTTTAAGGGATTATATTTCTTTGAGTGTTCATCCTCGTTATGAATAAGATTCATGATTTCCTGTTTATGCTGCTTCAAAAAATCACCTTTCAGGGTAATAACCCCCCCCGGTACACGCTCTTTTATTCTTTTACAGGCAGGGCAGGTTATCCAGTGGACATCTTTTAATTTTTTCTTTTCTTTATAAAGTTTGGAATCAAGAAACCATTTCTTTTTATGATAGACTGCCGTACAATCCTGACAAATAGAAACTTCCGGCAGTCCGCTTCCTTTGGGCGGCAAATAGGGATCATTTTCATTCTTGAGGCGATCCCTGATATGCTTGTTAAAGCTCGATGTTTTTTTCCTAGGACTCATGGTGTTGATTTTCCTTTCTTCGAAAAGTCATAAAACCTGACAAATGAAAACTTCCACTTATTGATAAATGTGATAATCGATATCCGGAAATATATTATCCTTATTTTCAATATCAGAGAGCCACACATCGTCGATGGCATTGGCCCTGATATCTTCATAAAGTCTGGTAAAGCGGGAAAGATGTTCTTTTATTCTTTTTGTCGCATACTCTGTCATTTTACCTGCGCTCATGATAAAAGCCCAATCACTACCCTGTGATAATAAAAGTTCCCTTGCAGCCTGATTAAGTGCCCGTTTTTGTAAAGTGTTTCCGTTCGCATGCGGATACGTTTTTGCCAGTTCTACCATGCGTTCCGCAGCTTTGTGAAGGTGTTTATAAATCCAGTCATTATTCTCATTCTGCCAATATTCATTGTATCCTTTATATCCCCAGCTCGATGCAGACGGTGTTGAAATCTGATTGACAGGATATCTCTCAAGATATTCCAGCAGTGTAATGAGCGATACTGCTTTTCCATAAAGAGCGATTTTTCTTAGTAAGAAGTTAATCCAATGAGGCCCTTCAAACCACCAGTGACCAAAGAGTTCTGCGTCGTAAGGAGCAACGATAACAGGCTTCCGGTCCATTATGGTATTTAAATACTTTATTTGTTTTACCCGCTTAGCAAGGAAGTCTTCCGCATGTTCTTCGGCTTTTTTTAAGGCACTTTCGGGTGAATAAGGTTCTTTCCGGTAATTCTTTCCGGTAATTCTATAATATTTGATGCCGGTAAAGGAACGCTTCCCATCTCCATGAAGATACGGTTTTATGTAATCATAATCAAGATCAAAACCGATATCCCGGTAAAATTCGCGGTAAGCGTATTCTCCAGGATATCCTTCTGTGGAACTCCAAACCTGTGCCGATGATTCTCTGTCCCTTCCAAATGCAGCAATACCCGAAGGGCAGTAAACAGGGGCATAGGTGCCGTATTTTGGTCTTGGGGAAGCGAAGAGAATTCCGTGTGTTTCCATAATAAAAAACCGAATACCTGCTTCTTTGAGTATATGATCTAATTTTTTATCATAAGCACATTCCGGCAACCATATTCCGCGCGGTTTACAGCCAAAATGTTTTTCATAGTCGTTTACTGCAATATGAATCTGTGCACGTACGACATTCAGATTCCTGGCAAGAAGGGGTAAAAAACCGTGGGTAGCTCCTGATGTGATTATTTCTATTTTACCCATGTCCTGTAATTTTTTAAATGCCTGTATAATATTTTGCCGATATTTTTCAGTATATAAATACCTTATATGATGAAAATATTTGGAGTACATATGCGCAAGCCGGTTAAATTCCGGTTGATGTCTTGTTCTATGGATCTCTTTCCCGGCAAGTTCAATCCGTTTTCCAAGATATCGGAGATATCGTGATTGCAAAAGCGGATCTGTAAGCATAAAAATCAGCGTGGGGGATAAGGATATGGTTATACGGAAATCAATATCATCTTCGATTAGGGTATCAAAGACGTTGAGAAGGGGGAGGTAAGATTCGGTAAGAGACTCAAAGAGCCAGTCTTCTTCAAGGTATTCATTGTACTCCGGATGGCGGACAAATGGCAAGTGTGCATGCAGGATGAATGCCAGATATCCATTCTCCATAAACTATCCTTTTCGTGTCGTTAAGGTATTTGCTGATGCGGGCGAAAGCATTCCTTCTTCTGGTTTCTGATGTGAATATTTTTGTGCCCCCTGAAATAAAAATTCACTGCTGGAATCCGGAAATGTATGCTCTTTCTCATAGATTTCCCTGATGGATACCCATTCTTTATCAATCACCTCTGATATACCGGAGCGCGGAGTTTCCGTAAGATTTGACCGGGAAAGAATGCGAAATGTTCCGTTCAGGGCAAGGAATCCGATATCTACCATATAGGATTTGTGCGGCTCTGCATGAATATACCAGCTTTGTGCTTTTTCTGGTACTTCAATATCAGAATATTTTGTAGCGGAAGTAACAACAAAATTACTATCTGTAACATCGTAGACCCTCAGAACCAATTTTGCATTCCTTGCAAGAGGGCCGAGGGATTTCAGAACATCATCTATCACCTTTTGTTGAAATTCCCAGTAAGTGAAGAGATGGTATGGATCCCGCATCATGAGTACAATACGCTTATCTCCATAACTTTCTGGCAGTTCAGGTGTGGATGGTGGAAGTGTAATTTCCACCTTTTGTTTTTCTTCGGGGCCGGGTTGAAATTTGGCAGTTGGTGGTACGACTGCTGTTATTTCGTAATGGGGTTCTTTCGCTTCTTCCGGAGCTGTTTCCTGAACGCCTGGCCAGGCATCTTCACCGGTAACTCCCCATTCCTGTTCGGGTGCCTGTTCACGGGGTGAAACACCGGTTCGCCTGAATAATTTATTACGGATAAAGGTTACAAGGTCTTTTATTTTTTCCCAGCACAGTTCACAAATCGCCTTGATAACCTTTATGGCCAGTAAGAGTATTTCTTTAATAAGAGATTTGTCCATTTTCCCGGTTTTGCGAAGAAGTGATACCTTTGCCAGCCAGACGCAGAATGCATCTTTCCATAAGGCAAATGCTTGATTCTTTCATAAAAATTATATACCAAACAAAGGTGAACGGTCAACAGAATTGTATTTGAACTTGACAAAAACATGTCATTCGGTAATAATCGCACTAGTTTTTCTATGATACAACATGAAAATAAGCTGGTGCATAATTCTTGCGTGAAAATCTGAAATTCAGGTAATTTGGAGTCCTCCATTTATGATAAAACAGATTCTTGTTCCAACTGATG is part of the Candidatus Jettenia sp. AMX2 genome and harbors:
- a CDS encoding DUF1957 domain-containing protein, whose product is MENGYLAFILHAHLPFVRHPEYNEYLEEDWLFESLTESYLPLLNVFDTLIEDDIDFRITISLSPTLIFMLTDPLLQSRYLRYLGKRIELAGKEIHRTRHQPEFNRLAHMYSKYFHHIRYLYTEKYRQNIIQAFKKLQDMGKIEIITSGATHGFLPLLARNLNVVRAQIHIAVNDYEKHFGCKPRGIWLPECAYDKKLDHILKEAGIRFFIMETHGILFASPRPKYGTYAPVYCPSGIAAFGRDRESSAQVWSSTEGYPGEYAYREFYRDIGFDLDYDYIKPYLHGDGKRSFTGIKYYRITGKNYRKEPYSPESALKKAEEHAEDFLAKRVKQIKYLNTIMDRKPVIVAPYDAELFGHWWFEGPHWINFLLRKIALYGKAVSLITLLEYLERYPVNQISTPSASSWGYKGYNEYWQNENNDWIYKHLHKAAERMVELAKTYPHANGNTLQKRALNQAARELLLSQGSDWAFIMSAGKMTEYATKRIKEHLSRFTRLYEDIRANAIDDVWLSDIENKDNIFPDIDYHIYQ
- a CDS encoding methionine adenosyltransferase, with translation MDIIIERAKEPLFIKSDIEIVERKGLGHPDTLCDHVAEELTIALSRYYLKKFGRILHHNIDKCLLVGGHSDVSFGGGKVITPLQMIVVGRAVEYVGNERIPLEEITRNTIYRFFNERLRFLEPEKNMLVETKIRTGSVDLRATFESKVPLANDTSIGVGFSPLTETESLVYQIEQYLNSKEIKESYPMIGEDIKIMGIRIHDHINLTIAVAMVSRFVSSIDEYFTIKSKILEHIRFFIKRLTSLKVTTTLNAADNYENKIAYLTVTGTSAECGDDGQVGRGNRANGLITPYRPMTLEATAGKNPVTHTGKLYNLVANEISAEIARDSRIFQGECYMVSQIGAPVTEPQIIHVKAHSDLSGEIIQEICMGIIKKHLDQIPVLWTGILEKRYSLF
- a CDS encoding universal stress protein — its product is MLKIEKILFPTDFSSYAKHALKYALDFAVDHGAKLYIIHVIPKLNLLAGPGGTSYPLSELYNEIESESLKQLGHMVPKRFLEKITVENIVVRGVPFVEIAKAAKKHDIDLIIIATHGRTGLSHALIGSTAEKVVRNAPCPVLCVKHPEHEFVLP
- a CDS encoding BCAM0308 family protein gives rise to the protein MSPRKKTSSFNKHIRDRLKNENDPYLPPKGSGLPEVSICQDCTAVYHKKKWFLDSKLYKEKKKLKDVHWITCPACKRIKERVPGGVITLKGDFLKQHKQEIMNLIHNEDEHSKKYNPLKRIMKIDDRGNEVEIQTTTGRLALRLGTILFRAYDGEVEYKKHENWKSMRVEWRR
- a CDS encoding DUF4912 domain-containing protein; this encodes MDKSLIKEILLLAIKVIKAICELCWEKIKDLVTFIRNKLFRRTGVSPREQAPEQEWGVTGEDAWPGVQETAPEEAKEPHYEITAVVPPTAKFQPGPEEKQKVEITLPPSTPELPESYGDKRIVLMMRDPYHLFTYWEFQQKVIDDVLKSLGPLARNAKLVLRVYDVTDSNFVVTSATKYSDIEVPEKAQSWYIHAEPHKSYMVDIGFLALNGTFRILSRSNLTETPRSGISEVIDKEWVSIREIYEKEHTFPDSSSEFLFQGAQKYSHQKPEEGMLSPASANTLTTRKG